In a genomic window of Variovorax paradoxus:
- a CDS encoding phosphatidate cytidylyltransferase, protein MNQFLRSLSPTQQVAALFLIVFGVLVIVSTAAFFLSFRERRTPVHDATWQAELAHFRKLLGTTWFMAVIFWIGWALGETVATVLFALIAFFALREFITLSPTRRGDHRSLILAFFVVLPVQFWLVATARFDLFTVFIPVYVFLAIPVASALADDPSHFLERNAKLQWGIMVCVYGMSHVPALLLLSFPGYEGKSAFLVFFLVFVVQTSVLVQHLISRRSQRAPFAPNVSRSFNWTSWGIGIAVASLVGALFSFITPFRFGQALAVSVIACIAGSMGHLVMKALKRDRGIPNWGQKGVGVTGANGLLDRVDALCFAAPIFFHSVRWYFGA, encoded by the coding sequence ATGAACCAGTTCCTGCGCAGCCTCAGCCCCACGCAGCAGGTCGCGGCGCTGTTCCTGATCGTCTTCGGCGTGCTCGTGATCGTGAGCACCGCCGCCTTCTTCCTGAGCTTCAGGGAGCGGCGCACCCCGGTGCACGACGCCACCTGGCAGGCCGAGCTCGCGCACTTCCGCAAGCTGCTGGGCACCACCTGGTTCATGGCCGTGATCTTCTGGATCGGCTGGGCGCTCGGCGAGACCGTGGCGACGGTGCTGTTCGCGCTGATCGCCTTCTTCGCGCTGCGCGAGTTCATCACCCTCTCGCCCACGCGGCGCGGCGACCACCGCAGCCTGATCCTCGCCTTCTTCGTGGTGCTGCCGGTGCAGTTCTGGCTCGTGGCCACCGCGCGCTTCGACCTGTTCACCGTGTTCATCCCGGTCTACGTCTTCCTCGCGATCCCGGTGGCCAGCGCGCTGGCCGACGACCCGAGCCACTTCCTCGAGCGCAACGCCAAGCTGCAGTGGGGCATCATGGTCTGCGTCTACGGCATGAGCCACGTGCCGGCGCTGCTGTTGCTGAGCTTTCCGGGCTACGAGGGCAAGAGCGCCTTCCTCGTGTTCTTCCTGGTGTTCGTGGTCCAGACCTCGGTGCTGGTGCAGCACCTGATCTCGCGCCGCAGCCAGCGCGCGCCGTTCGCGCCGAACGTGAGCCGCAGCTTCAACTGGACCAGTTGGGGCATCGGCATCGCGGTCGCCAGCCTGGTGGGCGCGCTGTTCTCCTTCATCACGCCCTTCAGGTTCGGCCAGGCGCTCGCGGTCTCGGTCATCGCCTGCATCGCGGGTTCGATGGGCCACCTGGTGATGAAGGCGCTCAAGCGCGACCGCGGCATTCCCAACTGGGGCCAGAAGGGCGTGGGCGTGACCGGCGCCAACGGCCTGCTCGACCGCGTCGACGCGCTGTGCTTCGCGGCGCCGATCTTCTTCCATTCCGTGCGCTGGTACTTCGGAGCCTAG
- a CDS encoding 1-acyl-sn-glycerol-3-phosphate acyltransferase, which translates to MLAKLVGWLLLGVVRLLTGAQARWYGCPPKAEQRIYFANHQSHADLVMIWAALPEELRSITRPIAARDYWANTPVKRWITTEVFNAVYVERQAPAPDPSAAVPDEARAVDPLAPLVEALRSGDSIIIFPEGTRGHTGEPQKFKSGLYALATQFPEVVLVPAWIDNVQRVMPKGEIVPVPILCSVTFGAPIRVEAGEERRAFLDRARAAVIALRDV; encoded by the coding sequence ATGTTGGCGAAGCTGGTGGGATGGTTGCTGTTGGGCGTGGTGCGATTGCTCACCGGTGCCCAGGCACGCTGGTACGGCTGCCCGCCGAAGGCCGAGCAGCGCATCTATTTCGCCAACCACCAGAGCCATGCCGACCTGGTGATGATCTGGGCCGCGCTGCCCGAGGAGCTGCGCAGCATCACGCGCCCGATCGCGGCGCGCGACTACTGGGCCAACACGCCGGTCAAGCGCTGGATCACGACCGAGGTGTTCAACGCCGTGTACGTGGAACGACAGGCGCCCGCGCCCGACCCGTCCGCCGCGGTGCCCGACGAGGCCCGCGCCGTCGACCCGCTCGCGCCGCTGGTCGAGGCGCTGCGCAGCGGTGACTCGATCATCATCTTTCCCGAGGGCACGCGCGGCCACACCGGCGAGCCGCAGAAATTCAAGTCGGGCCTCTATGCGCTCGCCACCCAGTTCCCCGAGGTGGTGCTGGTGCCGGCCTGGATCGACAACGTGCAGCGCGTGATGCCCAAGGGCGAGATCGTGCCGGTGCCGATCCTCTGCTCCGTCACCTTCGGCGCGCCGATCCGCGTCGAGGCCGGCGAGGAGCGGCGCGCTTTCCTCGACCGCGCGCGTGCCGCAGTGATCGCCCTGCGCGACGTTTGA
- a CDS encoding DUF2809 domain-containing protein, whose translation MIRAMRWRLAPLSLAGALALFVLLALLATVGARWGWVRSFLGDVLAVVWVYLVFKAFVEARVLPLALAAFGVGLLVELGQYLAATWQLHISNRALRIVLGSTADWWDVLAYAIGFAAVLAGEALFRAARPTASAPRSSTPVR comes from the coding sequence ATGATACGGGCCATGCGATGGCGTCTAGCTCCTCTCTCCCTGGCCGGGGCTTTGGCCCTGTTCGTGCTGCTGGCACTGCTCGCGACCGTGGGCGCGCGCTGGGGCTGGGTGCGCAGCTTCCTCGGCGACGTGCTGGCCGTGGTCTGGGTCTACCTGGTGTTCAAGGCCTTCGTCGAGGCGCGCGTGCTGCCGCTGGCGCTCGCGGCCTTCGGCGTGGGGCTGCTGGTGGAACTCGGCCAGTACCTGGCGGCCACCTGGCAGCTGCACATTTCCAACCGCGCGCTGCGCATCGTGCTTGGCAGCACGGCCGACTGGTGGGACGTGCTGGCCTATGCGATCGGCTTCGCCGCGGTGCTGGCGGGCGAGGCCCTGTTCAGGGCAGCTCGGCCGACGGCATCCGCGCCACGATCGTCGACGCCCGTCCGTTGA
- the mtgA gene encoding monofunctional biosynthetic peptidoglycan transglycosylase, translated as MKAALRWIACLLLAGLALELFFVVRIAAMAAIDPQSTAFQRSEAWQIATDKGSEGAWRQQWVPYAQINDSLKRAVIASEDASFIDHDGVEWEAIERARQRNARAEELAAKRMARAAARGKSVQPAPLRGGSTITQQLAKNLLLSGERTMLRKGQELVLAVLLETLLDKRRILEIYLNSVEWGEGVFGAEAAAQYYFKKPAARLSAYEAARLAVMLPSPKFYERRPNSPYLNGRASTIVARMPSAELP; from the coding sequence ATGAAGGCCGCGCTGCGCTGGATCGCCTGCCTGCTGCTGGCCGGCCTCGCGCTCGAACTGTTCTTCGTCGTGCGCATCGCGGCCATGGCGGCGATCGATCCACAGAGCACCGCCTTCCAGCGTTCCGAGGCCTGGCAGATCGCCACCGACAAGGGCAGCGAGGGCGCGTGGCGCCAGCAGTGGGTGCCCTATGCGCAGATCAACGACAGCCTCAAGCGCGCGGTGATCGCGAGCGAGGACGCCAGCTTCATCGACCACGACGGCGTGGAGTGGGAAGCCATCGAACGCGCGCGCCAGCGCAATGCGCGTGCCGAGGAACTGGCCGCCAAGCGCATGGCACGCGCGGCCGCGCGCGGCAAGTCGGTGCAGCCGGCGCCGCTGCGCGGCGGCTCCACCATCACGCAGCAGCTCGCGAAGAACCTGCTGCTGTCGGGCGAGCGCACCATGCTGCGCAAGGGCCAGGAGCTGGTGCTCGCCGTGCTGCTCGAGACGCTGCTCGACAAGCGGCGCATCCTCGAGATCTACCTCAACAGCGTCGAATGGGGCGAAGGCGTGTTCGGCGCCGAGGCGGCCGCGCAGTACTACTTCAAGAAGCCGGCCGCGCGCCTGAGCGCGTACGAGGCGGCGCGCCTCGCGGTGATGCTGCCGAGCCCGAAGTTCTACGAGCGCCGTCCCAACTCGCCCTACCTCAACGGACGGGCGTCGACGATCGTGGCGCGGATGCCGTCGGCCGAGCTGCCCTGA
- the aroE gene encoding shikimate dehydrogenase encodes MDLYCVMGNPVEHSRSPWIHARFAELCHQPIAYERRLIALGAFAEGIAAFRREAAERGDLAGGCNVTVPFKFDAASIAQHTSERATLAGAVNTLRFAADGEIHADNTDGIGLVNDIERNARVPLAGRSLLLIGAGGAAAGVLGPLLDAGAARVVVANRTVDKAVSLVRRHAALALAHGASLEAWALDAVPGDFDVVVNATASSLAGDAVPVGARVLRPGALAVDMMYGPAAAGFMQWAQAHGAVARDGLGMLVEQAAESFEIWRGVRPPSAQVLDELRARLAAA; translated from the coding sequence ATGGATCTGTACTGCGTGATGGGCAACCCGGTCGAGCACAGCCGCTCGCCGTGGATCCATGCCCGCTTCGCCGAGCTCTGCCACCAGCCGATCGCCTACGAGCGCCGGCTGATCGCGCTCGGCGCCTTCGCCGAGGGCATCGCCGCCTTCCGCCGCGAGGCCGCCGAACGCGGCGACCTCGCGGGTGGCTGCAACGTCACCGTGCCCTTCAAGTTCGATGCCGCCAGCATCGCGCAGCACACCAGCGAGCGCGCCACGCTGGCGGGCGCGGTCAACACCTTGCGCTTCGCGGCCGATGGCGAGATCCATGCCGACAACACCGACGGCATCGGCCTGGTCAACGACATCGAGCGCAATGCGCGCGTGCCGCTGGCCGGCAGGTCGCTGCTGCTGATCGGCGCCGGCGGCGCCGCGGCCGGCGTGCTCGGGCCGCTGCTCGACGCGGGCGCGGCACGCGTGGTGGTGGCCAACCGCACGGTCGACAAGGCCGTGTCGCTGGTGCGCCGGCATGCGGCGCTCGCGCTGGCCCACGGCGCCTCGCTCGAGGCCTGGGCGCTCGACGCGGTGCCGGGCGACTTCGACGTCGTGGTCAACGCCACCGCCTCCAGCCTCGCGGGCGATGCGGTGCCGGTCGGCGCGCGGGTGCTGCGTCCCGGCGCGCTGGCGGTCGACATGATGTACGGCCCCGCGGCCGCGGGTTTCATGCAATGGGCGCAGGCCCACGGCGCCGTGGCGCGCGACGGCCTCGGCATGCTGGTCGAGCAGGCGGCCGAATCCTTCGAGATCTGGCGCGGCGTGCGCCCGCCTTCGGCACAGGTGCTCGACGAACTGCGCGCGCGGCTCGCCGCGGCCTGA
- a CDS encoding TonB family protein: MNLKDLSTLQIALGVSVIAHAALLAVRFVDPEAFNRAFTETPLEVILVNSKTNEAPDPKARVMAQTSLAGGGDLERGRATSPLPPSSFSAVGDSAEEVQRQVDLMQQQQMQLLTQLKRDLAAMPPPDPRVSGDPKEATAREEKRRQMVELLAEIERRVNEENARPKKRYLSPSTREAAYALYVDSLRRRIEVRGTENFPTAAGKKLYGELKMTITINHDGSLLDTAVDESSGNTTLDRRAQAIVRSIGSFGKFTDAMRRQTDQIVIQSRFRFTRDETIELSSQ; this comes from the coding sequence ATGAACCTCAAGGATCTGAGCACCCTGCAGATTGCGCTGGGTGTGTCCGTCATCGCGCATGCCGCGCTGCTGGCGGTGCGTTTCGTCGACCCCGAGGCCTTCAACCGCGCCTTCACCGAAACGCCGCTCGAAGTGATCCTCGTCAACTCGAAGACCAACGAAGCGCCGGATCCCAAGGCCCGTGTGATGGCCCAGACCTCGCTCGCCGGCGGCGGCGACCTCGAGCGCGGCCGCGCCACCAGTCCGCTGCCACCCTCCTCCTTCAGCGCGGTCGGCGATTCCGCCGAGGAGGTGCAGCGCCAGGTCGACCTGATGCAGCAGCAGCAGATGCAGCTGCTGACGCAGCTCAAGCGCGACCTCGCGGCCATGCCGCCGCCCGATCCGCGCGTGAGCGGCGATCCCAAGGAAGCCACCGCGCGCGAGGAGAAACGCCGCCAGATGGTCGAGCTGCTGGCCGAGATCGAGCGCCGCGTGAACGAGGAGAACGCGCGTCCCAAGAAGCGCTACCTGAGCCCGTCGACGCGCGAGGCCGCCTATGCGCTGTACGTCGATTCGCTGCGCCGGCGCATCGAGGTGCGCGGCACCGAGAACTTCCCGACCGCGGCCGGCAAGAAGCTCTACGGCGAACTCAAGATGACGATCACCATCAACCACGACGGCAGCCTGCTCGACACCGCGGTCGACGAGAGCTCGGGCAACACCACGCTCGACCGCCGTGCCCAGGCCATCGTGCGCAGCATCGGCAGCTTCGGCAAGTTCACCGACGCGATGCGCCGCCAGACCGACCAGATCGTGATCCAGTCGCGCTTCCGCTTCACGCGCGACGAGACCATCGAGCTGTCGTCGCAGTAG